In one window of Dehalococcoidia bacterium DNA:
- a CDS encoding efflux RND transporter permease subunit codes for MLSLLNWLIELALRRAVIMAVVVAALFAGGLYAATQIKIELLPDVEFPAMTVVTTYPGAGPQEVVDDVTRPMERAAGTLEGLKRMQTVSSEGLSILLLEFGYGTDMRQREETLATRLRGAGLPAAASQPSITRINPQLIPVIQLSLGGDLPVEELERIAREEVVPELSAIDGVLRVELIGGAVPQVNVRLDPAKLRELNVSTQTIANAVRAANVAVPSGSVTSDDITVPVRTYSATESLEQLQGLVVANGAEGPVRLSEVAEVTLGRSPTQGAARTNGRPSIAISISKSPEANTVRVANDIQSTVDRLRGEIGDEAELIIVYDQSVQIERSIAGMLREGGWGALFAVLVVFLFLLSIRSTFVTAISIPLSVVVAVLLMYWLDFTLNIFTLGGLTIAIGRVIDDSIVVLENIYRHVHEEGEKIGSAVRSAPREVASAITSSTLTTVAVFVPLGLIGGLVGEVFQPFGFTVSFALLASLAVALMVVPGLARVLVGRGAAKESEETWLQRIYTPILRWSLRHRIITLGSAAALFLVSLFLLRTIPVSLLPQVMENVFDITVIAPAGSDIDAVLTEAEKVEEVLAQTPGIETYETVVGGQTQSLATLGAALAGRGFSSAHMFVRPEEGVDAGDLADRVREEVKQIETNSLISVSDIQTSTLSRLQVTAWSEQEDALREAGPMITEAAAAVEGVENVVSDVARERPEIGIQVDANAAFLAGLSPQEIAAYMRDLLIGQTVAQAPIDNDRSADVVLTIAAENLADLENLRQLPVGSNGVPLDSVADVELVQRPAQITRVDERPAVTVTGDIVAKDTAAAANKVKDDIEALDLPESVEVQVGGVLSQIEESFNSMYVGIGLAIVLVYIVMVLFFGSLLEPFVILFSLPLATIGAFFALYITDRTLSLSALIGILMLVGIVVTNAIVLMDLVRRLVQEGSEPRDALIQGGRTRLRPILMTALATMLALVPLAMGFHQGALVAAELATVVIGGLFTSTFLTLLVVPVVYSIVMDLRGKMRMKPVATRPAEIGKREEPRTEKPEERPEEPVSARFRRLPRPREKEER; via the coding sequence TTGCTTTCGCTCCTGAACTGGCTGATCGAGCTGGCTCTGCGCCGCGCCGTCATCATGGCGGTCGTCGTGGCTGCCCTTTTCGCCGGCGGCCTCTACGCCGCGACGCAGATCAAGATCGAACTCCTGCCCGACGTCGAATTCCCGGCCATGACTGTCGTCACGACATATCCCGGCGCCGGACCACAGGAGGTCGTCGACGACGTCACGCGGCCGATGGAGAGGGCGGCGGGAACGCTGGAGGGTCTCAAGCGCATGCAGACCGTCTCTTCGGAGGGGCTCTCCATACTGTTGCTCGAATTCGGCTACGGCACCGACATGCGGCAGCGAGAGGAGACGCTGGCGACGCGGCTGCGCGGCGCCGGCCTGCCCGCCGCCGCTTCCCAGCCGAGCATCACCCGCATAAACCCGCAGCTTATCCCCGTGATCCAGTTAAGCCTGGGCGGCGACCTCCCCGTGGAGGAGCTTGAGCGCATAGCGCGGGAAGAGGTCGTGCCGGAGTTGAGCGCCATCGACGGCGTTCTGCGCGTCGAGCTGATAGGGGGCGCCGTCCCGCAGGTCAACGTCAGACTCGACCCCGCGAAACTGCGCGAACTCAACGTATCGACCCAGACGATAGCGAATGCAGTCCGGGCTGCCAACGTTGCCGTGCCCTCCGGTTCTGTGACAAGCGATGACATCACCGTCCCTGTCCGCACCTACAGCGCCACGGAATCGCTGGAGCAGTTGCAGGGGCTGGTCGTCGCCAACGGCGCGGAAGGGCCCGTGCGGCTTTCGGAGGTGGCAGAGGTTACCCTGGGACGCTCTCCCACGCAGGGCGCCGCCCGCACGAACGGCCGGCCGAGCATCGCCATCTCGATCAGCAAGTCGCCGGAAGCGAACACAGTGCGGGTGGCCAACGACATCCAGTCGACCGTCGACCGGCTGCGAGGCGAGATTGGCGACGAAGCGGAACTGATTATCGTCTACGATCAGTCGGTCCAGATCGAGCGGTCGATTGCAGGGATGCTGCGCGAGGGCGGATGGGGCGCGCTCTTCGCCGTGCTCGTCGTCTTCCTCTTCCTGCTCAGCATTCGCAGCACCTTTGTGACCGCCATCTCGATACCGCTGTCGGTGGTGGTGGCGGTGCTGCTCATGTACTGGCTCGATTTCACCCTTAACATCTTCACCCTCGGCGGCCTGACGATTGCCATCGGGCGCGTAATTGATGACAGCATCGTTGTGCTGGAAAACATCTACCGGCACGTCCACGAGGAGGGCGAGAAGATCGGGAGCGCGGTGCGTTCGGCGCCGCGCGAGGTGGCGTCGGCGATCACCTCGTCAACGCTGACGACGGTGGCCGTCTTCGTGCCGCTGGGCCTGATCGGCGGGCTTGTCGGCGAGGTGTTCCAGCCGTTCGGCTTCACCGTCTCCTTTGCCCTGCTCGCATCACTGGCGGTCGCGCTCATGGTCGTGCCGGGCCTCGCGCGCGTTCTCGTTGGGCGGGGAGCGGCGAAGGAAAGCGAAGAAACGTGGCTACAGAGAATCTACACCCCCATTCTCCGCTGGTCGCTGCGGCACCGCATCATCACCCTCGGCTCAGCCGCCGCGCTGTTCCTCGTCAGCCTGTTCCTTCTCCGCACGATACCCGTGAGCCTGCTTCCGCAGGTGATGGAGAACGTTTTCGATATCACCGTCATCGCGCCTGCCGGCTCCGACATCGACGCCGTCCTGACTGAGGCGGAGAAGGTGGAGGAGGTGCTGGCACAGACGCCCGGCATCGAAACGTACGAGACGGTGGTAGGCGGCCAGACGCAGAGCCTGGCAACGTTGGGCGCCGCCCTGGCGGGACGCGGCTTCAGTTCCGCCCACATGTTCGTGCGGCCGGAAGAGGGAGTCGACGCCGGCGATCTGGCGGACCGCGTTCGCGAAGAGGTGAAGCAGATCGAGACGAACAGTCTCATATCAGTCTCCGATATACAGACGTCGACGCTGTCGCGGCTGCAGGTGACGGCTTGGAGCGAGCAGGAGGACGCGCTGCGGGAAGCGGGCCCGATGATAACGGAGGCCGCGGCCGCGGTCGAGGGCGTGGAGAACGTGGTCAGCGACGTGGCGCGGGAGAGGCCGGAGATCGGCATCCAGGTGGACGCGAACGCGGCATTCCTCGCCGGGCTCAGCCCGCAGGAGATAGCGGCCTACATGCGTGACCTGCTCATCGGGCAGACGGTGGCGCAGGCGCCCATCGATAATGACCGTTCGGCCGACGTGGTCCTGACGATCGCGGCAGAAAACCTTGCCGATCTCGAAAACCTGCGTCAATTACCGGTGGGTAGCAACGGCGTCCCTCTCGATTCCGTGGCTGACGTTGAGCTCGTGCAGAGACCAGCGCAGATCACGCGCGTAGACGAGCGGCCGGCGGTGACCGTGACGGGCGACATCGTGGCGAAGGACACGGCAGCGGCGGCGAATAAAGTGAAAGACGACATTGAGGCCCTCGATTTGCCGGAGAGCGTGGAGGTCCAGGTCGGGGGCGTGCTCAGCCAGATAGAAGAGAGCTTCAACTCCATGTACGTCGGCATCGGACTGGCGATTGTGCTGGTCTACATCGTGATGGTGCTGTTCTTCGGCTCGTTGCTGGAGCCGTTCGTCATCCTCTTCTCGCTGCCGCTGGCGACGATAGGCGCGTTCTTCGCCCTCTACATCACGGACCGCACACTCAGCCTTTCGGCCCTGATCGGCATCCTCATGCTCGTCGGCATCGTGGTGACGAACGCCATCGTGTTGATGGACCTGGTGCGGCGCCTGGTGCAGGAAGGGTCGGAGCCGCGCGACGCTCTCATTCAGGGCGGCCGGACACGCCTGCGCCCGATACTGATGACCGCCCTCGCCACCATGCTGGCGCTGGTGCCCCTGGCGATGGGCTTCCATCAGGGGGCGCTTGTGGCGGCGGAGCTCGCGACGGTAGTCATCGGCGGACTGTTCACCTCCACGTTCCTGACCCTTCTGGTCGTGCCCGTGGTGTACAGTATCGTTATGGACCTGAGGGGGAAGATGAGGATGAAGCCCGTAGCCACGCGGCCGGCGGAGATAGGCAAGCGCGAGGAGCCCCGCACAGAGAAACCAGAAGAGCGGCCCGAAGAGCCGGTTTCGGCGCGCTTCCGACGCCTACCGCGTCCGCGCGAGAAAGAGGAGCGATAA
- a CDS encoding PaaI family thioesterase, giving the protein MDERDREARYCFGCGGLNPQGLRLTFRWDGERAVADFTPQHEHQGYPGHMHGGLVATLLDEAMGWCIAFRGAWAVTGKMNVRFREPVPLLKPVTVSALIERDRRRWLVVKAEVRTPEGKVLAEADALFMRVSGERREELAEIYFRRSTAEDYQRAGGT; this is encoded by the coding sequence CGCGAGGCCCGTTATTGCTTCGGCTGCGGCGGGCTGAACCCGCAGGGGCTGCGCCTGACTTTTCGATGGGACGGCGAGCGCGCCGTTGCCGACTTCACCCCCCAGCACGAGCATCAGGGCTACCCCGGGCACATGCACGGCGGGCTGGTGGCCACCCTTCTTGACGAAGCGATGGGCTGGTGCATCGCGTTTCGCGGCGCCTGGGCGGTGACAGGGAAGATGAACGTCCGCTTCCGGGAGCCTGTGCCGCTGCTGAAGCCCGTAACCGTCAGCGCTCTCATCGAGAGGGACCGCCGCCGCTGGCTGGTCGTGAAGGCGGAGGTGAGAACGCCAGAGGGTAAGGTGCTGGCGGAGGCCGACGCCCTGTTTATGCGCGTATCGGGCGAGCGGCGTGAGGAGCTGGCGGAGATCTACTTCCGCCGGTCGACCGCGGAGGACTACCAGCGCGCCGGCGGCACTTGA